GCCCTGGCCCAGTGCTCGCGACGCGAAGCGGAGATGTATATCGAAGGCGGCTGGGTGCGCGTGGACGGCGTGATCGTCGAAGAGCCGCAGTTCAAGGTGCTGGAACAGCACATCGAGATCGATCCGAATGCCCGGCTGGAGCCTACTGAACCTGCCACGCTGGTGCTGCATAAGCCAGCAGGCATCACTATCGACGAAGCTCGGGCATTGATTCGCGTGGAGAGCCACGCCGCTGACGATACCTCCGGCGTGCGCGTGCTGAAGCGTCACTTTGCCCGCCTGGAGTCGCCGCTGCCCCTGCCCGACAAAGCCGAGGGCTTGGTGGTCTTCACCCAGGACTGGCGCGTAAAGCGCCGCCTGGAAGAGGATTTCGACCGCATCGAACAGGAGCTGGTGGTCGAGGTCGCGGGCAAGTTGGCGCCGAATGGCCTCGCGCTGCTCAACCACGGGCTCAGCTTCGACAACTATGCGCTGCCGCCGATCAAGGTGAGCTGGCAGAACGAAACCCACCTGCGCTTTGCCCTGAAGCGGATCGCCCCCGAGAAGGTCGAGCGCATGTGCAGCGCAGTGGGGCTGAAGGTGCTCGGGATCAAGCGCATCCGTGTTGGCCGCGTTCCCATGTCCCGATTGCCACCGGGTCAATGGCGTTATCTGCTCAGTACAGATCGATTTTGATGCCGTGATAAGGCGGGCGAGCCACGCATCGCGGATCGGTGTCACCGACCGGCTTGGCTAAAAGAGTGTCGTGCGACGAGGTAGTTAGGGTTTCCCGCGCCCGCCTCCACCTTCCCCGAGAAGGGAAAGGTGGAGGCAGAGCACTGACACTCAGGCCTGCGTGCTGACCATCGACCCCGAGGCAGACGGATTGCCCAGCCCGCTTGAAAGCGTCTGCAGGAAGTTCGGCAGCGATGCGCTGCTGCCAGAGCCACCCAGCGAGCTGACCAGATTCTGGAAGCTCTGTTGCAACGAATCCAGCGTGCCGTTGGACGTGCCGGTGGTGGATGTACTCGAGCTGGAACTGGTGGACGAGAGCTGACTGATCAGGCTTTGCAGATCGCTCTGCATGTGTCCGCCATGATGGTGGCCACCGCCATGATGAAGACCGGCCGACTCGGCGCCATTGGCTGCGCTAGTGGTTGGTGTGGCAGCGGTCGTCGCCGACGTGGCGGCTACGGCGCTACTGGCTGTGGTGCCAGACGTACCATCCGCTGCGGTGGCACTGGCGCCTTGTGCATTCTGCGCCTGCAGCGCGGCCATCAGGCTCTGCATGAATGCAGACATCGCCTGTGACGGATCCTGCGTCGAGGAGGTGCCGCTCGAGGATGTACCGGTACTCGTCCCGCCGGACGTCGTCGCTGCGCTGGACGCACTCGGCGCGCTGATTCCGCCTAGCTGCGACAGCGCCTGAAAGACTGCACCGAACAGACCGTTGCCTGACGAAGCGCTACCGCTCGTTTGACTGGTGCTGCCGGTAGCACCGGCCTGGCTGGTGCTGTTGGACTGGTTCAATGGATTGAGCCAGTAGTTGTTGTTGGAAATGCCGCCGATTGTCATAGGTACTCCACCGGAAGTTGGATAGTCGTCGTATCACCGGGCTTAGCGAGCTCGCATCGCCTGAAACGCTTGGTCAGGTAAGCGACGCATAAGGACCCGGGTCGGGATCAAGCAAATCCATCACCAGCAAGATGTCGGCCAAGGCCGAAGAAACGCTTGGCGTTCCTGAGTAAAGAAACGTAATGCCCGCTAGAACGGCGCCC
This genomic window from Dyella terrae contains:
- a CDS encoding rRNA pseudouridine synthase translates to MTEPLRLAKRVAALAQCSRREAEMYIEGGWVRVDGVIVEEPQFKVLEQHIEIDPNARLEPTEPATLVLHKPAGITIDEARALIRVESHAADDTSGVRVLKRHFARLESPLPLPDKAEGLVVFTQDWRVKRRLEEDFDRIEQELVVEVAGKLAPNGLALLNHGLSFDNYALPPIKVSWQNETHLRFALKRIAPEKVERMCSAVGLKVLGIKRIRVGRVPMSRLPPGQWRYLLSTDRF